One stretch of Pseudomonas fluorescens Q2-87 DNA includes these proteins:
- the glcD gene encoding glycolate oxidase subunit GlcD, whose amino-acid sequence MNILYDEHLDGPLPKVDKQALLKTMQAQLPDLEILHRDEDLKPYECDGLSAYRTTPMLVVLPRRVEQVQALLKLCHGQHVPVVARGAGTGLSGGALPLESGVLLVMAGFNQILHIDPDARTARLQPGVRNLAISQAAAPFGLYYAPDPSSQIACSIGGNVAENAGGVHCLKYGLTVHNLLKLEILTIEGERLTLGSEALDSPGLDLLALFTGSEGLLGVITEVTVKLLPRPQVAKVLLASFDSVDKAGRAVADIIAAGIIPGGLEMMDNLAIRAAEDFIHAGYPVDAEAILLCELDGVEADVHDDCERVRQVLGQAGATEVRQARDEAERLRFWAGRKNAFPAVGRLAPDYYCMDGTIPRRALPQVLQRIASLGAEHDLRVANVFHAGDGNMHPLILFDANQPGELERAEALGGKILELCVEVGGSITGEHGVGREKINQMCTQFNSDELKLFHAVKAAFDPEGLLNPGKNIPTLHRCAEFGAMHIHGGQLPFPELERF is encoded by the coding sequence ATGAACATCCTCTACGACGAACACCTCGACGGCCCTCTGCCGAAGGTGGACAAACAGGCCTTGCTCAAGACCATGCAGGCCCAACTGCCAGACCTGGAAATCCTCCACCGCGACGAAGACCTCAAGCCCTATGAATGCGACGGTCTCTCGGCGTACCGTACCACGCCGATGCTGGTGGTATTGCCCAGGCGAGTCGAACAGGTCCAGGCACTGCTCAAGCTCTGCCATGGCCAACATGTACCGGTGGTCGCCAGAGGGGCCGGGACCGGTCTGTCCGGCGGCGCCCTGCCTCTGGAAAGCGGCGTTTTGCTGGTAATGGCGGGCTTCAACCAGATCCTGCACATCGACCCGGATGCCCGCACCGCACGGCTTCAGCCGGGTGTGCGCAACCTGGCGATTTCCCAGGCGGCAGCACCGTTCGGGCTGTATTACGCGCCGGATCCCTCGTCACAGATCGCTTGTTCCATCGGCGGCAACGTCGCGGAGAACGCCGGCGGCGTGCATTGCCTCAAGTACGGCCTGACGGTGCACAACCTGTTGAAGCTGGAAATCCTCACCATCGAAGGCGAACGCCTGACCCTTGGCAGCGAGGCCCTGGACTCGCCGGGCCTGGACCTGCTGGCGCTGTTTACCGGCTCCGAAGGCCTGCTGGGGGTGATCACCGAAGTGACGGTCAAGCTGTTGCCCCGGCCCCAGGTCGCCAAGGTGCTGCTGGCCAGTTTCGATTCGGTGGACAAGGCCGGGCGAGCGGTGGCCGACATCATCGCCGCCGGGATCATCCCCGGCGGCCTGGAGATGATGGACAACCTGGCGATCCGCGCCGCCGAGGACTTCATTCACGCCGGCTATCCGGTGGACGCCGAAGCCATCCTGCTGTGCGAATTGGACGGGGTCGAGGCCGATGTCCACGACGACTGCGAACGGGTCCGCCAGGTGTTGGGACAGGCCGGTGCCACCGAAGTACGCCAGGCGCGGGACGAGGCCGAGCGGCTGCGGTTCTGGGCCGGACGCAAGAATGCGTTCCCGGCGGTGGGTCGCCTGGCGCCGGATTATTACTGCATGGATGGCACCATTCCACGCCGCGCCTTGCCCCAGGTGCTGCAACGCATCGCCAGCCTGGGTGCCGAACATGACCTGCGGGTCGCCAACGTGTTTCACGCCGGCGACGGCAACATGCACCCGCTGATCCTGTTCGATGCCAACCAGCCCGGCGAATTGGAGCGCGCCGAGGCCCTGGGCGGAAAAATCCTTGAGCTGTGCGTTGAGGTCGGCGGCAGCATCACCGGCGAGCACGGCGTCGGCCGGGAGAAAATCAATCAGATGTGCACGCAGTTCAACAGCGACGAATTGAAGCTGTTCCACGCGGTCAAGGCAGCGTTCGATCCCGAAGGGCTGCTCAATCCCGGCAAGAACATTCCCACCCTGCACCGCTGCGCCGAGTTTGGCGCCATGCATATACATGGGGGGCAGTTGCCGTTTCCCGAACTGGAGCGCTTTTGA
- a CDS encoding alpha/beta fold hydrolase — protein sequence MLVLWVVLAVFTAWSWLTYPGIGHVLYDMGMALEARLYRLHKITVPISEMTVSTWQGGPYEAPGSILMLHGYSADKNLWLRFARHFVGDYRVVVPDLAGHGETGFKAGGGYDIPTQARRVIELLDACGLDKVHVIGNSMGGYLAAWLAATAPERLLTLALIDPAGVTAPQASDMERHLAAGHNPFLVDSRDDFAPFYAMTMASPPWVPSVVLAAMAERYEQRRDELAEIFVDFRASPPMEPRLADIRAPSLLLWGRKDRLIDVSSVPVWSKGITDLRVEIWDGVGHMPMVERPGKTAALYREFLKGLGQ from the coding sequence ATGCTGGTGTTGTGGGTAGTCCTAGCCGTGTTTACCGCCTGGAGCTGGTTGACGTATCCAGGCATAGGCCATGTCCTCTACGACATGGGCATGGCCTTGGAGGCACGCCTCTATCGGCTGCACAAGATCACCGTGCCCATCAGCGAGATGACCGTATCGACCTGGCAGGGTGGGCCTTATGAGGCGCCCGGCAGCATCCTGATGCTGCACGGCTACAGCGCCGATAAAAACCTCTGGCTGCGCTTTGCCCGGCATTTTGTCGGTGACTATCGAGTGGTGGTGCCCGACCTGGCCGGCCATGGCGAAACCGGCTTCAAGGCCGGGGGTGGCTATGACATCCCAACCCAGGCCCGGCGCGTCATCGAACTGCTCGACGCCTGCGGCCTGGACAAGGTCCATGTCATCGGCAATTCCATGGGCGGTTACCTTGCCGCTTGGCTGGCGGCGACCGCGCCGGAGCGGCTATTGACCCTGGCGCTGATCGATCCGGCCGGCGTCACCGCCCCCCAGGCCAGCGACATGGAGCGCCACCTGGCCGCCGGGCATAACCCATTCCTGGTGGATTCGCGAGACGACTTTGCGCCGTTCTACGCAATGACCATGGCCTCGCCACCCTGGGTACCCAGCGTGGTGCTGGCGGCCATGGCCGAGCGCTACGAACAGCGCCGGGACGAACTGGCGGAAATCTTCGTGGACTTTCGCGCCAGCCCGCCAATGGAACCTCGCTTGGCCGATATCCGCGCCCCGTCGCTGCTGCTCTGGGGCCGCAAGGATCGGCTGATCGACGTCAGCAGCGTGCCGGTGTGGAGCAAGGGCATCACCGATTTGCGGGTGGAGATCTGGGACGGCGTCGGCCATATGCCCATGGTTGAACGGCCGGGAAAAACCGCAGCGTTGTATCGGGAATTTCTCAAGGGATTGGGGCAATGA
- the hglS gene encoding 2-oxoadipate dioxygenase/decarboxylase HglS translates to MSFISPDLIRQRFSRAMSDMYRDEVPLYGALMKLVEQTNAQVLAEDPPLADHLRNTGELQRLDLERHGAIRVGTAAELATLGRLFAVMGMQPVGYYDLTPAGVPVHSTAFRAVHETALQVSPFRVFTSLLRLELIENAELRAFAESVLDKRQIFTASALDLIDLAERQGGLTAPQADDFVLQALETFRWHHSATVTAEQYRQLSAQHRLIADVVAFKGPHINHLTPRTLDIDIVQAQMPVHGITPKAVIEGPPRRQCPILLRQTSFKALDEPVAFTDQPQSQGSHSARFGEIEQRGAALTPKGRALYDQLLNAARDALGEFPNEANAERYNALMAEHFAPFPDNADDLRRQALAYFRYFVTPKGLAAKGTLGQSVTLEHLLEQQYLRAEPLVYEDFLPVSAAGIFQSNLGDAAQSHYAGQSNRQAFEEALGCTTIDELGLYAQTQQRSIDECRAALGL, encoded by the coding sequence ATGAGCTTCATCAGTCCCGACCTGATCCGCCAGCGCTTCTCCAGAGCGATGTCCGACATGTACCGCGACGAGGTGCCGCTGTATGGCGCACTGATGAAATTGGTCGAGCAAACCAACGCCCAGGTGCTGGCAGAAGATCCGCCCCTGGCCGACCACCTGCGCAACACCGGCGAACTGCAGCGTCTGGACCTGGAACGCCATGGCGCGATCCGCGTCGGCACCGCCGCAGAGTTGGCGACCTTGGGCCGCCTGTTCGCGGTCATGGGCATGCAGCCGGTGGGTTATTACGACCTGACGCCGGCCGGGGTGCCGGTGCATTCCACCGCATTTCGCGCGGTGCATGAAACCGCATTGCAAGTCAGCCCGTTCCGCGTGTTCACCTCGCTGCTGCGCCTGGAATTGATCGAGAACGCCGAGCTACGGGCGTTTGCCGAATCGGTGCTGGATAAACGTCAGATATTCACCGCCAGCGCCCTCGACCTCATCGATCTGGCCGAACGCCAGGGTGGCCTGACGGCGCCGCAGGCTGATGACTTCGTCCTACAAGCATTGGAGACCTTTCGCTGGCACCACAGCGCCACCGTCACCGCAGAACAATACCGGCAACTGAGCGCCCAGCATCGCCTGATCGCCGACGTGGTGGCCTTCAAGGGGCCACACATCAACCACCTGACGCCGCGCACCCTGGACATCGATATCGTCCAGGCCCAGATGCCCGTGCACGGCATCACCCCCAAAGCCGTGATCGAAGGCCCTCCCCGCCGCCAATGCCCGATCCTGTTGCGCCAGACCAGTTTCAAGGCACTCGACGAGCCCGTCGCCTTCACCGACCAGCCACAGAGCCAGGGCAGCCACAGCGCCCGCTTTGGCGAAATCGAACAACGCGGCGCCGCCCTCACGCCAAAAGGCCGCGCGCTTTACGACCAATTGCTCAACGCGGCCCGCGATGCCCTCGGGGAATTCCCCAACGAAGCCAACGCCGAGCGCTACAACGCGCTGATGGCCGAACACTTTGCGCCTTTCCCCGACAATGCTGATGATTTGCGCCGGCAAGCACTGGCGTACTTTCGCTATTTCGTAACGCCGAAGGGCCTCGCCGCCAAGGGCACGCTCGGGCAGTCCGTCACACTCGAACATCTGTTGGAACAGCAATACCTGCGTGCCGAGCCCTTGGTCTACGAGGACTTCCTGCCCGTCAGCGCCGCAGGGATCTTCCAGTCGAACCTCGGCGATGCCGCCCAGAGCCATTACGCCGGGCAATCCAACCGCCAGGCCTTCGAAGAGGCGCTGGGGTGCACGACCATCGATGAGCTGGGCTTGTATGCCCAGACGCAACAGCGCTCCATTGATGAGTGCAGGGCGGCGTTGGGTCTGTAG
- a CDS encoding diguanylate cyclase, translating to MQTTGKKGLSLARRLYISRILGLTLGLLLVSAAMYPLDPPRWVWGLMLFNGLVWPHLSYFWARQSAVPYHAEHRNLLIDALLGGFWVAAMQFNPLPTAVTLAMMAMNNVAIGGLRFLIAGAAAQIAGIVVGGVIFPLAYVPMTSPAQIYACLPLLCLYPMALGWICFRQAYTLGRQKRELLALSRTDSLTGLLNHGAWKDRLNEEFQRCLRHPADGAGRGAIALIDIDHFKAINDTYGHVTGDIVLRRLGKMLRQNLRAADLAGRYGGDEFCVILPDLTLANAMHAMDGLRERFAMLGYEQNPGLKVRLSIGLAAFNPDYSDATLWLNDADQALYEAKTTGRNRVTSHRIRPVLGASAVPL from the coding sequence ATGCAAACAACGGGAAAAAAGGGGCTGTCGTTGGCCAGGAGGCTCTATATCTCGCGCATCCTGGGCCTGACGCTGGGGTTGTTGCTGGTCAGTGCCGCCATGTATCCACTTGACCCGCCGCGGTGGGTCTGGGGCTTGATGCTGTTCAATGGCTTGGTCTGGCCGCATCTGTCGTATTTCTGGGCCCGTCAGAGCGCCGTGCCGTACCACGCCGAACACCGCAACCTGTTGATCGATGCGCTGCTTGGCGGTTTCTGGGTCGCGGCGATGCAGTTCAATCCGCTGCCCACGGCCGTCACATTGGCGATGATGGCGATGAACAACGTCGCTATCGGTGGCCTGCGTTTCCTCATTGCCGGGGCGGCGGCGCAAATCGCCGGCATCGTCGTGGGCGGTGTGATATTCCCGCTGGCCTACGTTCCCATGACCAGCCCGGCACAGATCTACGCCTGTTTACCCTTGCTGTGCCTGTATCCGATGGCGCTGGGTTGGATCTGCTTTCGCCAGGCCTATACCCTTGGCCGGCAAAAACGCGAATTGTTGGCCCTGAGCCGCACCGACAGCCTGACCGGGCTGCTCAACCATGGCGCCTGGAAAGACCGCCTCAACGAGGAATTCCAGCGTTGCCTGCGTCATCCTGCGGACGGGGCAGGGCGCGGCGCGATTGCGTTGATCGACATCGACCATTTCAAAGCCATCAACGACACCTACGGGCATGTGACGGGCGACATCGTGCTGCGTCGGCTCGGCAAGATGCTCAGGCAGAATCTGCGAGCCGCCGATCTGGCGGGGCGCTACGGCGGGGATGAGTTCTGTGTGATTCTGCCGGACCTGACCCTGGCTAATGCGATGCACGCCATGGACGGTTTGCGCGAGCGTTTCGCGATGCTTGGCTACGAGCAGAACCCGGGGCTGAAGGTCCGCTTGAGCATTGGCCTGGCGGCCTTCAACCCGGACTATAGCGACGCCACTCTCTGGCTCAACGACGCCGACCAGGCGCTTTATGAAGCCAAGACCACCGGGCGCAACCGGGTCACGTCTCATCGGATCCGACCCGTGTTGGGGGCATCGGCCGTTCCTCTTTGA
- a CDS encoding DUF6124 family protein, which produces MFKVTPNPPDTDPTSPRKKPHPKKRDKAADRALDYYLKPKTNKTEADPDQLFTVINGVDTESLLANLSETLASANAMVNDLAFELDGSRRHVALGIQQLIELSGLLANRALDNVEAR; this is translated from the coding sequence ATGTTCAAAGTAACCCCCAACCCGCCAGACACCGATCCGACTTCGCCACGCAAAAAACCGCACCCCAAAAAACGCGACAAAGCCGCCGACCGCGCCCTCGACTACTACCTCAAGCCCAAAACCAACAAGACCGAGGCTGATCCCGACCAACTCTTCACTGTCATCAACGGTGTCGACACCGAATCCCTGCTCGCCAATCTCAGCGAAACCCTGGCCTCGGCCAATGCCATGGTCAACGACCTGGCCTTCGAGCTGGACGGCTCGAGACGTCATGTTGCCCTGGGCATCCAGCAATTGATCGAACTGAGCGGACTACTGGCCAACCGCGCGCTGGACAACGTCGAAGCGCGCTAG
- the glcE gene encoding glycolate oxidase subunit GlcE produces the protein MTGEANCDASASLLDQVNRARDSATPLRIQGGNSKAFLGREVAGEVLDTRVHRGIVHYDPTELVITARAGTALQELLATLDAAGQRLPCEPPAFGDNATVGGMVATGLSGPRRPWAGSVRDFVLGTRLISGHGSLLRFGGEVMKNVAGYDLSRLLAGSFGCLGVITEVSLKVLPKPRHSLSIRLEMSSAQALEKLTEWGRQPLPLSAASHDGSCLHLRLEGGEGSVSAAHDRFGGEVIDDQYWTALNEHRLAFFDEGLPLWRLSLPNPTGPLTLPGAQLIDWGGAQRWLKTDADTVQALAHELGGHATCYRHGATDTPFQPLAPALLRYHRQLKAQLDPLGLFNPGRMYPEF, from the coding sequence ATGACCGGCGAAGCAAATTGCGACGCCAGCGCGTCGTTGCTGGACCAGGTCAACCGTGCCCGGGACAGCGCCACGCCGCTGCGCATCCAGGGCGGTAACAGCAAGGCCTTCCTGGGACGTGAAGTGGCCGGCGAAGTGCTCGACACCCGCGTCCATCGCGGCATCGTCCACTACGACCCCACCGAACTGGTCATCACCGCCCGCGCCGGCACTGCGCTACAAGAATTGCTCGCGACCCTGGACGCCGCCGGACAACGGTTGCCCTGCGAGCCGCCGGCGTTCGGCGACAACGCCACGGTGGGCGGCATGGTCGCCACCGGGCTGTCGGGGCCACGTCGCCCCTGGGCCGGTTCGGTGCGCGATTTCGTCCTTGGCACCCGCCTGATCAGCGGCCACGGCTCCTTGTTGCGGTTCGGCGGCGAAGTGATGAAAAACGTCGCCGGCTATGACCTGTCGCGCCTGCTGGCCGGCAGTTTCGGCTGCCTGGGGGTCATCACGGAAGTGTCGTTGAAGGTGCTGCCCAAACCTCGCCACAGCCTGAGTATCCGCCTGGAAATGAGCAGCGCCCAAGCCCTGGAAAAACTCACCGAATGGGGCCGGCAGCCGTTGCCTCTGAGTGCGGCCAGCCACGACGGGAGCTGTTTGCATCTGCGCCTGGAAGGTGGCGAAGGTTCGGTCAGCGCTGCCCATGATCGCTTCGGCGGCGAAGTGATCGACGATCAATACTGGACGGCACTCAACGAGCACCGGCTGGCTTTTTTTGATGAAGGCTTGCCGCTGTGGCGCCTGTCGCTGCCCAACCCTACCGGTCCACTCACCCTGCCCGGCGCACAGTTGATCGATTGGGGCGGCGCACAACGCTGGCTGAAAACCGATGCCGATACGGTGCAGGCCCTGGCCCATGAATTGGGCGGTCACGCCACCTGTTACCGTCATGGCGCCACCGATACCCCTTTCCAACCGCTGGCCCCGGCGTTGCTGCGCTATCACCGCCAGCTCAAGGCCCAGCTCGATCCCTTGGGGCTGTTCAATCCCGGCCGGATGTACCCGGAGTTCTGA
- the glcF gene encoding glycolate oxidase subunit GlcF: MQTRFSDEAKHLPRAEEAERILRSCVHCGFCNATCPTYQLLGDELDGPRGRIYLIKQVLEGQPATASTQLHLDRCLSCRNCETTCPSGVDYHNLLDIGRAVVDASVPRPVGQRALRLGLRTLASSPQRFKALLRLGTVFRPLLSTSLGAKLPRRSAPEGERPAVRHGRTVLMLEGCVQPGLSPNTNASAARVLDRLGISVIPSREAGCCGALDYHLDAQATGLDRARQNIDAWWPHLENGAEAIVQTASGCGAFIKDYGHLLEHDRAYAAKAKRVSERALDLVQVLGKEPLEQICAARNQRIAVHCPCTLQHGQKLGGRIEALLTRLGFNLTHVPDSHLCCGSAGTYSLTQPALARQLRDNRLNALESGQPELIVTANVGCQNHLDGAGRTPVRHWIELVDQSLAE; the protein is encoded by the coding sequence ATGCAAACCCGTTTCAGCGACGAAGCCAAACACCTGCCCCGAGCCGAGGAAGCCGAACGGATCCTGCGCAGCTGCGTGCATTGTGGTTTCTGCAACGCCACCTGCCCGACCTATCAATTGCTCGGCGATGAACTGGACGGCCCGCGGGGGCGCATCTACCTGATCAAACAAGTGCTCGAAGGCCAGCCTGCAACCGCCAGCACGCAGCTGCACCTGGATCGCTGCCTGTCGTGTCGCAACTGCGAAACAACCTGCCCGTCCGGTGTGGATTACCACAACTTGCTGGATATCGGCCGCGCGGTGGTGGATGCAAGCGTGCCCCGTCCCGTCGGCCAACGGGCGCTGCGCCTGGGCCTGCGAACCCTGGCGAGCAGCCCCCAGCGGTTCAAGGCCCTGCTGCGCCTGGGGACGGTGTTTCGCCCCCTGCTGTCGACGAGCCTGGGCGCCAAACTGCCGCGACGCTCCGCGCCTGAGGGCGAGCGACCAGCGGTCCGGCATGGACGTACGGTATTGATGCTCGAAGGCTGCGTACAGCCGGGCCTCTCGCCCAACACCAACGCCTCGGCCGCACGGGTGCTGGACCGTCTGGGCATCAGCGTCATTCCCAGCCGCGAGGCGGGTTGCTGCGGCGCCCTGGATTATCACCTCGACGCCCAGGCGACCGGGCTGGACCGCGCCCGACAGAACATCGACGCCTGGTGGCCGCACTTGGAAAACGGCGCCGAAGCCATCGTCCAGACCGCCAGCGGCTGTGGTGCGTTCATCAAGGACTACGGGCACCTGCTGGAACACGACCGCGCTTATGCCGCCAAGGCAAAACGGGTGAGCGAGCGGGCCCTGGATCTGGTGCAGGTACTCGGCAAGGAACCGCTGGAACAGATTTGCGCGGCGAGGAACCAACGCATCGCCGTCCATTGCCCCTGCACTTTGCAGCACGGACAAAAACTCGGTGGCCGCATCGAAGCCTTGCTGACGCGCCTGGGCTTCAACCTCACCCACGTGCCCGACAGCCATTTGTGTTGCGGCTCGGCCGGCACCTATTCGCTGACCCAGCCGGCCCTGGCGCGGCAATTGCGCGACAATCGCCTCAATGCGCTGGAAAGCGGCCAGCCGGAGCTGATCGTCACCGCCAACGTCGGCTGCCAGAACCACCTCGACGGCGCCGGCCGCACGCCCGTGCGGCACTGGATCGAGCTGGTGGATCAGTCCCTGGCAGAATGA
- a CDS encoding substrate-binding domain-containing protein, with amino-acid sequence MRLCVVVFIGLWLPFMAWAGNLPIPEHGPALRLQGSNTIGAALGPALAKGLMEAQGLFRVSSEITGRDNEQRIVGQTADGRRVTIDIAAHGSSTGFAALKQASADLAASSRPIKDSELKDLSSLGDLKSPTAEQVIAIDGLAIILHPQNPLRQLDTVQLARIFSGEARTWESVGGVGGAIHLYARDEQSGTYDTFKELVLNRQTKRLDPTARRFESSEQLSDAVSQDPQGIGFIGLPYVRQAKALAIVDGNSQPMLPLNHLIATEDYPLSRRLFFYLPPLEANPWAEALVEFTQSDRGQAIVAANGFVAQTVQAMTVTPNALMPEGYQALSRRAQRLSVNFRFEEGSASLDNKAHQDLSRVLDYIKQHGKTDRRVTLVGFGDAKDDPARADLLSKLRAMAVRRELVKYGVTLREVRGFGALMPVAANNEDEGRVRNRRVEVWVY; translated from the coding sequence ATGCGGCTGTGCGTTGTCGTTTTTATCGGCCTCTGGCTGCCGTTCATGGCATGGGCCGGCAATTTGCCTATCCCCGAACACGGCCCTGCCCTGCGCCTTCAAGGCTCCAACACCATCGGCGCGGCACTGGGGCCAGCCCTGGCCAAGGGTTTGATGGAGGCTCAAGGATTGTTCAGGGTGAGCAGCGAAATCACCGGGCGCGACAATGAACAGCGCATTGTCGGCCAGACCGCCGATGGCCGGCGCGTGACAATCGACATCGCGGCCCACGGTTCCAGCACCGGCTTCGCCGCCCTCAAGCAGGCCAGCGCCGACCTGGCCGCCTCGTCCCGACCGATCAAGGACAGCGAACTGAAGGACCTGTCCTCCCTCGGCGATCTGAAAAGTCCCACCGCTGAGCAGGTCATCGCCATCGATGGCCTGGCGATCATTCTTCATCCACAAAATCCGCTGCGTCAGCTCGATACTGTCCAGTTGGCGCGGATATTCAGCGGCGAAGCCAGAACCTGGGAGTCGGTGGGCGGCGTCGGCGGGGCGATTCATCTTTATGCTCGGGATGAACAATCCGGCACCTACGACACCTTCAAGGAACTGGTACTCAACCGACAGACAAAACGGCTGGATCCTACAGCGCGGCGCTTCGAGTCCAGCGAACAGTTGTCCGACGCGGTCAGCCAGGACCCGCAAGGCATCGGTTTCATCGGCTTACCCTACGTGCGCCAGGCCAAGGCGCTGGCGATTGTCGACGGCAATTCCCAGCCCATGTTGCCGTTGAATCATTTAATCGCCACCGAGGACTATCCCCTGTCCCGGCGCCTGTTCTTTTATTTGCCACCCCTGGAGGCGAATCCGTGGGCCGAGGCACTGGTGGAGTTCACACAGAGCGATAGGGGCCAGGCCATCGTCGCGGCCAACGGGTTTGTCGCCCAGACCGTCCAGGCCATGACCGTCACGCCCAATGCCTTGATGCCCGAGGGTTACCAGGCCTTGAGCCGCCGGGCCCAGCGACTGAGCGTGAATTTTCGCTTCGAAGAAGGCAGCGCCAGCCTCGACAACAAGGCCCATCAAGACCTCAGCCGCGTGCTCGACTATATAAAGCAGCACGGCAAAACCGACCGACGTGTGACGCTGGTGGGGTTTGGCGACGCCAAGGACGACCCGGCGCGGGCGGACCTGTTGTCCAAATTGCGGGCCATGGCGGTGCGGCGGGAACTGGTCAAGTACGGCGTGACCCTGCGCGAAGTCCGCGGCTTCGGCGCGCTGATGCCGGTGGCGGCTAATAATGAAGACGAAGGACGGGTCAGGAATCGGCGGGTGGAGGTTTGGGTTTACTAA
- a CDS encoding M20/M25/M40 family metallo-hydrolase translates to MTITPFRSRLAASFGLSLALGAFLPSAFAQPHQQVLADAEQSKGEALKLLERLVNIDSGSGYVPGLTQVGDIAIDELKKLDATIEKVPNSDGTQHILATLKGTGKAKILLMAHMDTVFKEGSAAERPFHIKDGRAYGPGVMDDKGGIVAGIYALKILKNLDFKNYAQITFLLDASEETGSDAATDLIKKTAKAHDVTLNLEPGRPADGLVVWRKGSATALVEVKGKASHAGVAPELGRNAAMEAAHQILQLGKLGDAEKKTTINFTVLQAGDRTNVIPDKASAKADVRAAVPEEFDRIEKDLARVSQDKLIADTEVTTSLKRGLPPMPQTAESDRLMAMAQGIYGELGRKLTEEGSGGAADASLSAGVGTPTLDGFGIVGGNIHTPEEYAEVESVVPRIYLLSRMIMELAGR, encoded by the coding sequence ATGACGATCACCCCTTTTCGCTCCCGTCTGGCCGCAAGTTTTGGCCTGAGCCTGGCCCTTGGCGCCTTCCTTCCCAGCGCGTTTGCGCAACCCCATCAACAAGTCCTGGCCGATGCCGAACAGTCCAAGGGCGAGGCCCTGAAACTGCTCGAACGGCTGGTGAACATCGATTCCGGCTCCGGGTATGTGCCCGGGCTGACCCAGGTGGGCGACATTGCCATCGATGAATTGAAAAAGCTCGACGCCACCATCGAGAAGGTGCCGAACTCGGACGGCACCCAGCACATCCTGGCGACCCTCAAGGGCACCGGTAAGGCGAAAATCCTGCTGATGGCCCACATGGACACGGTGTTCAAGGAGGGCTCGGCCGCCGAGCGTCCCTTCCACATCAAGGACGGCCGGGCCTACGGGCCGGGCGTGATGGACGACAAGGGCGGCATCGTCGCGGGCATCTATGCCTTGAAAATCCTCAAGAACCTCGACTTCAAGAACTACGCGCAGATCACCTTCCTGCTCGATGCCAGTGAAGAAACCGGCTCGGACGCCGCCACCGACCTGATCAAGAAAACCGCCAAGGCCCATGACGTGACCCTGAACCTTGAACCGGGTCGTCCGGCGGATGGCCTGGTGGTCTGGCGCAAAGGCAGTGCCACGGCGCTGGTTGAGGTCAAGGGCAAGGCGTCCCACGCCGGTGTCGCGCCGGAACTGGGGCGCAACGCGGCGATGGAAGCGGCGCACCAGATCCTGCAATTGGGCAAGCTCGGCGACGCGGAAAAGAAAACCACCATCAACTTCACGGTGCTCCAGGCCGGCGACCGGACCAACGTGATCCCCGACAAGGCCAGCGCCAAGGCCGATGTACGGGCAGCGGTGCCGGAAGAATTCGACCGCATCGAAAAAGACCTGGCCCGGGTGTCGCAGGACAAGCTCATCGCCGACACCGAAGTCACCACCAGCCTCAAGCGCGGCCTGCCGCCGATGCCGCAGACGGCGGAATCGGATCGCCTGATGGCCATGGCCCAAGGCATCTACGGTGAACTGGGGCGCAAACTCACCGAAGAAGGCAGCGGCGGCGCGGCGGACGCCAGCCTGTCGGCCGGGGTTGGGACGCCGACACTGGATGGCTTTGGCATTGTCGGAGGCAATATTCACACGCCGGAGGAATATGCCGAGGTTGAGAGCGTGGTGCCCAGGATCTATCTGCTGTCGCGGATGATCATGGAGTTGGCGGGGCGGTAA